A single Staphylococcus muscae DNA region contains:
- a CDS encoding DNA-3-methyladenine glycosylase, producing the protein MDFITHSTIDIAKSLLGVKLIYESPTQTFSGYIVETEAYLGTIDQAAHSYQGKHTPRVHSLYREGGTIYGHMMHRYLLINFVTQPEGIPEGVLIRAIEPEEGLEAMIRNRGKRGYEVTNGPGKFTTAMSIPRTIDGTRLNEGRLKIDTKNRKYPREIEESPRIGIPNKGKWTDAPLRFTVKGNPFVSHMRVRDHQHPDETWRTTRL; encoded by the coding sequence ATGGATTTTATTACACACTCTACGATAGATATCGCCAAATCTTTACTTGGCGTCAAATTAATCTATGAATCCCCTACCCAAACCTTTTCTGGTTATATTGTAGAAACAGAAGCTTATCTTGGTACTATTGATCAAGCAGCTCATAGTTATCAAGGCAAACATACACCTCGTGTGCACTCGTTATATCGTGAAGGGGGTACGATTTACGGTCATATGATGCATCGCTATTTGCTTATCAACTTCGTCACACAGCCTGAAGGTATTCCCGAAGGTGTTTTAATACGTGCGATTGAGCCTGAAGAAGGACTAGAAGCGATGATTCGCAATCGGGGGAAGCGTGGCTACGAAGTTACCAATGGTCCCGGTAAGTTTACGACAGCAATGTCTATTCCTAGAACAATTGACGGCACACGCCTTAACGAAGGCCGTCTAAAGATTGATACGAAAAACAGAAAATATCCGAGAGAAATTGAAGAAAGCCCTCGTATTGGTATTCCAAATAAAGGAAAATGGACAGATGCACCTTTGCGTTTCACTGTAAAAGGTAATCCTTTTGTATCACATATGCGGGTACGTGATCATCAACACCCAGATGAAACTTGGCGTACAACGAGGTTGTGA
- a CDS encoding DUF805 domain-containing protein yields the protein MHEFPRVGFVEAFKLFWTNYVNFKGRSRRSEYWWVALWHMIITVSISLIAVIMIFVPKIGPFIALLLWLLIGLYSLAVLIPNLALLVRRFHDRSMSMLIPILGLVLSIIYNVVYFIGMWDSGILFSPEAVEESSSVFSADSGWFIVAGIVIVILFIVQIITFIITLLDSKKEANQYGPSPKYTEQATQSNNHHDEITTENTALLDKDAKPLTDLDELESQHRKPQDDPYKY from the coding sequence ATGCATGAATTTCCACGAGTGGGGTTTGTAGAAGCATTTAAACTTTTTTGGACAAACTATGTGAATTTTAAAGGGCGTAGCCGACGCAGTGAATATTGGTGGGTAGCGCTATGGCATATGATTATTACAGTGTCAATCTCATTAATTGCAGTCATCATGATTTTCGTTCCAAAGATTGGTCCTTTTATTGCGCTACTATTATGGCTTTTAATTGGATTGTATAGTTTGGCTGTCCTTATTCCTAACTTGGCACTGCTTGTACGTCGCTTTCATGATCGCAGTATGTCGATGTTGATCCCTATTTTGGGATTAGTGTTATCAATCATTTATAACGTAGTATATTTTATCGGTATGTGGGATTCAGGGATTTTGTTTTCACCTGAAGCGGTTGAAGAATCATCATCAGTATTTTCGGCAGATTCAGGCTGGTTTATCGTTGCAGGGATAGTGATTGTTATCTTGTTTATCGTACAAATTATTACATTTATTATTACGCTGCTTGATAGTAAAAAAGAAGCTAATCAATATGGTCCATCACCGAAGTATACAGAACAAGCCACACAGTCAAACAATCATCATGATGAAATAACAACAGAGAACACGGCATTACTAGATAAAGATGCCAAACCTTTGACTGATTTGGATGAATTGGAATCACAACATAGAAAACCACAAGATGATCCATATAAATATTAA
- a CDS encoding DUF4097 family beta strand repeat-containing protein yields the protein MKKFNLIVLILGLVFVLVGTIGAFYYSKVDNKYEEQEVNVSRTFDSKEIKNIDINLKKTHLSIVAGETLKLEGHGDGQQPNITTKGDTLKLELEGKENIQANVNVNPFHINKGANYTLTVPKSELSRLNITSEWGAVDVEKLNTKQMAVKMNKGAFDIEDSRIDKLEGQLTYGAFDLSGSQLEEVMMKVRKGSATLDDVPADIPMTLDNQLGEIDVTFAKALQNVSITTKNSDGNVDLEELTHYTSIMQQSEEQSNVIKIINNKGTVTLLD from the coding sequence ATGAAAAAATTCAATCTTATCGTTTTAATTCTAGGACTTGTATTTGTGCTCGTTGGGACGATTGGGGCATTCTATTATTCAAAAGTTGATAATAAATATGAAGAACAAGAGGTTAATGTATCGCGAACATTCGATTCAAAAGAGATTAAAAATATTGATATAAACTTGAAAAAAACACATTTAAGTATTGTTGCTGGTGAGACATTAAAGTTAGAAGGACACGGTGATGGGCAACAACCGAATATTACGACTAAAGGGGATACATTAAAGCTGGAACTAGAAGGGAAAGAAAACATACAAGCGAATGTGAACGTGAATCCTTTCCATATTAATAAAGGTGCCAATTATACATTAACAGTGCCTAAGTCTGAGTTGTCTCGTTTGAACATAACGAGTGAATGGGGAGCTGTCGATGTTGAAAAACTCAATACGAAACAAATGGCAGTTAAGATGAACAAAGGTGCTTTTGATATAGAGGACAGTCGAATTGATAAATTAGAGGGACAATTGACATATGGTGCCTTTGACTTAAGCGGCTCACAATTGGAAGAAGTGATGATGAAGGTGCGTAAAGGGAGTGCGACGCTTGATGATGTACCAGCTGATATTCCAATGACATTAGATAATCAGCTTGGGGAAATCGATGTAACATTTGCGAAAGCACTTCAAAATGTCAGTATCACAACGAAAAATAGTGATGGCAATGTAGACTTAGAAGAACTTACTCATTACACATCAATCATGCAGCAAAGTGAAGAACAAAGTAATGTCATCAAAATTATCAACAATAAAGGTACTGTGACGTTATTAGATTAA
- a CDS encoding HAAS signaling domain-containing protein → MTKKDYLNTLYHHLKRLPEQEKQEIVAEYDNHFIEGIHDGKTEEEIIATLGDPKVIAKELVADSAVAQVEETGGARNLLAATLSVIALSFLNFVIILGPVLTVFGLLIGLAITSIVMIGLPAFLLWVHFFYENIQLVTPDWYAALGYFGLGLVLYVCCFYLTKWTVILLIKYLKFNIKLVKRSAQ, encoded by the coding sequence ATGACGAAGAAAGATTATTTAAATACGCTATATCATCATTTGAAGCGTCTTCCAGAACAAGAAAAGCAAGAGATTGTCGCAGAGTATGATAATCATTTTATCGAAGGGATACACGATGGGAAGACAGAAGAAGAAATTATTGCGACATTAGGAGATCCAAAAGTGATTGCAAAAGAATTAGTTGCAGATTCAGCTGTGGCACAAGTGGAAGAAACGGGTGGCGCACGTAATTTACTCGCAGCGACGTTGTCAGTGATTGCGCTAAGTTTCCTTAACTTTGTGATTATCTTAGGACCAGTATTAACAGTGTTCGGCCTTTTAATAGGCTTGGCAATTACAAGTATCGTGATGATTGGATTGCCTGCATTTTTGCTATGGGTTCATTTCTTCTATGAGAATATTCAACTCGTTACGCCAGATTGGTATGCCGCACTTGGATACTTTGGCTTAGGATTAGTTCTTTATGTATGTTGTTTTTATCTTACGAAGTGGACAGTGATTTTATTAATTAAGTATTTAAAATTCAACATCAAACTTGTGAAAAGGAGTGCACAATGA